A region of the Fusobacteria bacterium ZRK30 genome:
ATGAACACAATTTTCAATAACTAGTTTTGCTTTCTCTTTTGGACTGAGTCCACGAAGATCAGCCACACCTTGTTCTGTTACTATTATCATTGTGTCATGTTCTGTATGGTCTACATGGGAAACCATAGGTACAATAGATGAAATTTTTCCGCCTTTTGCAATGGAACTTGTACTGAAAATTGTTAGATATGCATTTCTGGCAAAGTCACCAGATCCTCCGATCCCGTTCATTATTTTCGATCCCATTATATGAGTTGAGTTTACATTTCCGTAGATATCTACTTCGATAGCTGTATTCATTGCAATTACTCCTAATTTTCTGGCCATTTCAGGACTGTTTGAGATCTCTAATGGTCTCAAAATAATTTTATCTTTAAAGAAATCTATATTTTCTCTGAATGCTTTAAGGCCTCTAGGAGAAGGACTTATAGAACAGGCAGATGCTTTTTTAATCTTTCCACACTGCATCAATTCAAGCATTGCATCCTGGATAACCTCGGTATAGCAGACTAAATTTTCAAAGGTCGAATCACAGAGACCGGCAAGAACAGCATTTGCAACATTTCCTACACCAGATTGGAGGGGAAGCAGATTTTTAGTTAATCTTCCCAGGGAAACCTCTTTTTCTAAAAAATTAATAATATTTTTAGAGATAGCTCGATCCACATCAGAAATTGGTGCCAGATCTCTTACATGATCTTCCATATCTGAAAATACCACAGCTGCAATTTTATCTTTATCACACTCTATGAATGGTGTTCCAATCCTGTCGCCAGGATTTTTAATGGGGATATGAGTTCTCATCGGTGGATTTTGAAGCATGTATATATCTGACATCCCTTCTAATTCCACTGGCTGCTTTGAGCTTATTTCAACGATGATCTTATCTGCATTCTTTATAAATGACGGTGAGTTCCCCACTGCACTTGTAGGAATTATATTACCTTCCTCTGTTATAGCGATGGCTTCTACGATAGCTACATCAACTTTTTGTAAGACACCATAGTTGAGATACTGGGATGAGTGACTGAGGTGCATATCAAGATATTCTACTTTTCCACAGTTTATATCCTGTCTCAGCTGTTTATTGGTCTGGTAGGGAAGTCTTTTGGCAAGAATTCCTGCTTCAGCCCATGCTCCATCTACTTCCGGTCCCAGGGAGGCGCCGGAGTAGAGTGTTAATTTCATTTTTTCATGACTGGATTTTACCCTTTCTGCAAGAGCAAGAGGGACAACCTTAGGATAACCTGAAGGAGTAAATCCACTGGTACCGATAACCATTCCGTCTTTTATTAATTGAGCAGCTTCCATAGGATTCATAATTTTTTCTTTGAGTTGTTCATTTCTAATTCTAGATTGCATTTATTACACCCCTTTATTAAAAAATATTTTATCTAACTAATCTTTCGCAATATTGCATGCCTTTAAAAGTTAAATTTGAATCTAATCAAGGATTTCATTATCGCAAAATATCAGTTGCTTAACTGACTGTTACATGGGTAATTTATGTAAAATAATTGTGAATAAAACCATTCCAAATAGAGCAAATGGATATGTAGCAGCGTATCCTGCTGCAGGATCATCGGTACCAATAACATCTACAGCGACTCCAAGACCAGGAGTCGAAGTCATCCCACCACAGATTGCTCCTGAAAGCATGATCCAGTTAATTTTAAATACGTATTTCCCTACGAGGAAACCTGAAAACATAGATAAGATTCCCACTAAGATAGCAACTATACAAAGATAAAACCCGGCTCCTGTTATAGAATCGATAGCAGCAAATCCATATCTTAAACCAACTATAGAGAGGAAAAAAGTAAGAGCAATATCTCTGATTACACCAAGAATTTTTTTATCCATTCTAAAAGTCATAAATCCTAATTTTCCTATATGTCCTAAGAAGATAGAGGCAGCTAATATCCCTCCTGTAGATCCCAGACTAAAGTATCCTAAATAACCAAGATTTACCTTGATCATCCCGAGGGTATAACCCATAACACAGACAAATGCAAAGGCTACGAGATCAAATGTTACTGGTTCGATATGTTTAATATTTATCTGTTTTTCTGCTTCTTCCATCTCATCCTGGAATTGCTGATGTTCCTCTTCCAAATTTAGTCTGAATAATTTAGGGAACAGTTTCATTGCTAAGATAACTATAAGAACACCAAATGGATAACCTATAGCATGACCTATACCTACTCCAGATTCAGCATCAATAACAAATTCATCTGCCTGATCTGAAGATAAGGTAGGTGTATTTTCCGGTGTAAGAGTACCGTTAGAATTTAATATATTGAGCACGATCTCTTTATTGTGATGACTAAGTGTTGGATATTCCGCACTCCATTCCTTAGCGTGTTCCCTAGATGTTTCAATTGCAGCAGCTAATCCGGGAGAACTGGTAAGAGCTCCTGTATAAACTCCTGAAACTTCATAGGGGTTTGCTTTATTGCTCAAAATAGTGAGTGTATAAGTTGTTCCGGCTCCTATAAATACAATGAGAAGTCCTAGTACAACAAACTTTGTACCATATGTTTTAAGTATTATGGCTATTTTATCTGCAGCCAGAAGTCCTACTGCACCTACAAAAAGAATTAAAAATAAACTAAAGAATTTTTTATCTATAACACTGACCTTGAGCATAGAATTAAATGTAGAGGTGTAAGGTCCTTGTGCATTTATTGAATCATTGGCCATTTTTACGACCAGCCATCCTATTACCAATCCAGAGAACAAGGCTCCAGAGGTTCCAATTTTTAATAGTTTTCCTAAGAGTAACCCTAAAAAAATTGTTATAAACATAAGAATGAAAGGATTAGTTAACCAATGAATACTTTTAAATACAAACATACACATCCTCCTAAAAAGTTATTTTTTTCACTTTGATCCTTTAATTTTTACTGAGGCAGATTACCTCAGCAAAAATTAAAATTTACAGTGATATCTTTCCTCCCAGTTTTTAATGAGATCTTCCCTAAAATCAGGATGAGCGATACCTATCAATGCCCGGCCTCTTTCTTTGATGGTTTTCCCTTTAAGCCTGGCAACACCATATTCAGTTACTATATAATCTACATCATTTCTAGATGTAGTCACTACAGCACCTTCATCTAAGACAGATACTATACGGGACACTTTTCCTTTGGCAGCAGTAGAAGGGATAGCAATAATTGATTTACCGCCCCTGCTCATAGTGGCTCCTCTGACAAAGTCCACCTGTCCGCCTACCCCGCTTATTTGTTTATATCCTATAGATTCTGAACAAACCTGACCAGTCAGGTCAAGCTGTACACATGAATTAATAGAGACCATATTATCGTTTCTGGCTATTATTACCGGATCATTTACATAATCCACCGGGTAAAATTCAACCAAAGGATTATTATCTACATAATCATAGAGTGCCTTGGTTCCCATTACAAAGGTAACAACCATCTTTCCTTTATGAAAATTTTTAGCTTTATTGTTTATAACACCAGATTTTACTAGTTCTAAGACACCATCGGAGATCATCTCAGAGTGAATTCCTAAATCTTTTTTATCCTTTAAAAACAGCAGAGCTGCATCAGGAATAGCACCGATTCCAAGCTGAAGGGTAGAACCATCTTCAACAAGAGATGCACAGTTTTTTCCAATGGCTTTTTCAATCTCTCCTATTCTAGGAGGGTTGAGTTCGATAAGAGGTTCAGAATGTTCTACAATATAATTTATGTCTGAGATATGGATGAAGGAATCACCCATGGTTCTTGGCATATGTTTATTTATCTGAGCTATGACAACCTTTGAATTCTCTGCAGCTGATTTGATATAATCAATAGATATTCCCATACTGCAGTTTCCATGTTCATCTGGAAGACTTGTTTGTATCAGAGCAGCATCTACTGGGAGATGACCATCTCTAAATAACTTGGGAACTTCATGAAAATAACATGTAGTAAAATCAGCTCTTCCATCCTGAACTGCTTTTCTGGTGCTGGCTCCTGCAAATAATGCATTATGAACAAAGTGTTTTTTCATATCATCGTTAACATACTGGGCTTTTCCCATGGCAACCATATGAACTATCTCTAAATCTTCAAATTTTTCCTTGTTTTTAACTAAAGCATCTATCAAAATTTTTGGCTCAGCACATGCATGGGCTACTACTACTCTATTTTTAGAATTTATATTTAAAATTGCTTCATCTGGAGATACTAGTTTTTCTTTATACAGCTCTTTCCAGTTCATCTCTTTCACTCCCTTTAGTGTGTATATAATTTTTTAAATATTTTTTTTAGCTAAAAGTTTTTTAGCCAACTCTATAAGGTCCTCTGAAACACCGGTTTCTAGAACAACATCTTTTATTCCAATATCTTCTAAAAGAACTATTTTTTTCACAAAATCCGATGTAGTAGAACTAGCGTGGTAACATCCTACACAGTTTCCTAGTAATTTTATTTTTAAAATTTCATCCTGAACTGAAATAACTTCAATGTCACCTCCATGTTCTTTTATAGATGGTCTTATTTTATCTGATATAATTTTTTCTACTCTCTGCAACATTTTAATCACCTTATTTTGAAGAGAGGCCAAAGCCTCTCTTCTATTATTTTTTAGAAAATCACAAATTTTTTAATAAATAAAAGTTTATAATAACCTAGATTATGCTTATCTGGATGCAACGTCACGTTGCTTATTTTTTTATCCCTGTAAGATCTTTAACCAATTGTTTTTTACCTTCAATATTTCCCTGTCTGGAGATCATAATTCTTTGAGCCTGAGGAGATCCTGCCCCATGCATCGATTCAGTTCTATACCCTACAGCAGAAGCTCCTAAAGTAAGGTTTTCAATGAATCTAAGTACTTTTTGACGATTTTCTACAGGAACTTTACTGTTTCCAGCAAAGTATTTATTGCAGTATTCACCGATTACAGGATGTTTAAAGTCTATATCTGTAGGCATAGTTACCATTAATCCACCTGCGATATCTTCAGCTAATCTAGCTATCTCATATGGGAATCTAGTTACATTTTGTTTACAGACATTGGCTAAAAGAAGATCTATCTGGTAATTTCCTGCCTTGGTAGCAACACCTTCAGTAGAGCAGGCAAGACCGCAGGCATATAGTGTTTCATTAAGATGTGTCATCTCAATAAGTTTATCCTTTACATGGGAAGCTCTGGTAACACCGTTATATTCTGCTGCAAGTGCTGCAGCTCCAATAAGAGCATCTCCTACACCGACCTTACATCCTCCATAACTCTGTCTGTGGTAACCGGCAAATCTTTCTACAAGAAGTCCGGCAAATTCATATTCCCCATTTAGGTATATTCTTTCATTTGGAATGAAAACATCATTGAATACAACCAATGCTTCCTGTCCACCGAATTTAGGGTTTCCTACGTCTACATGTCCACCCTCTAATTTTCTGCTGTCACATGACTGTCTACCGTAGATCATCAATATTCCCGGGGCATCTGACGGGATAGAGAAAGAAACTGCATAATCTTTGTCATTCTCACCCATAGCAATAGTAGGCATGATCAGATGTTCATGGGAGTTTACTGCACCAGTCTGATGAGCTTTAGCTCCTCTTACTACAATTCCGTCTTCTCTTTGTTCTACTACACGAAGGTAAAGATCCAGGTCTGCCTGTTGGTGAGGTGCTAATCCCCTGTCTCCCTTAGGATCTGTCATAGCTCCATCTACTGTAAGGTCGTTGTCTTGGACAAATTTCATATATTTTTTAAATCTTTCATGATAAGTAGTTCCATATTTTTCATCTATTTCAAAAGTTGTACTGAAGATAGAGTTAAAAGCATCCATTCCCACACATCTTTGGAAACATGAAGCTGTCTTTTGTCCCAACAGTCTCTGCATCTTAACTTTGTTTTTAAGATCTTCAGTGTTTTGATGAAGATGGCAGAAACGATTGACTCTTTCTCCTGTAATATTTGAGACAGCAGTCATAACGTTTTCATGCTCCTCTTCATGTGCCAAATCATAAGTAGCTGCAACTGAATTGATAGAAGGTCTGATCATGGGATGATTTGTGAAATCCTCAACCAACTCTCCCATCAAATAAACTTTTGTTTTCATTTTCTTTAAACTTTGAATATACTCTTCGCCTGTCATTAATGCCATTTTAAAACCCCTCCTAATAAAATTAGTACTATTATAAAAAAATTAATGTGTTATTTTTTAAGCGTTTTGTAAGTTTAATTAATTACTTTTTTGTGAAGTTTTTATCTTTTCTTAATAATGTTTACTATATAAAAATAGAAAAATCAATGTTTTTTATAAAAAAATTAAAATTTTTTTAATATCCAAGAAGATATACCTACAGGGGCATACCAAAATACTATTAATTTATAATATATACATAAAATTTTGAGATAAAATTTATAGATCAAACAAAAACTTATAAAAACTTAAATTGTGCTTGTTTGGATGCAACGTCACGTTGCTTTTTTATTTTTCCCTTCCGTGGTTATAAGTTGGAAGAATCATTGGTGAAAATTCCCTGCTCTCTACCCCATTGTTTTTTAGGTCTTTATGATATTTTTTTACGTGATCAAATGTTAAATCTTTGATTTTTATATCTTTAAAATTTTCCCCAGCATGAATCCCTGCTCTCCGGCCGAAAACAATTATATCCAACAATGAATTTCCCATAAGTCTGTTGGTTCCATGGATACCTCCGGCACATTCACCGGCTACATATAGGTTTTTTATTTTTGTCTGACCATTTTTATCTATCAATAGTCCGCCATTTTGATAGTGGAGGGTTGGATATACTAAAATAGGTTTTTTTCTCATATCCAAACCAAATTTAAGGTACATTCTCATCATTGCAGGAAGTTTTTTCTCAATTGTACCTTCCCCGTGAATCATCTCAATAAGAGGAGTATCCAGCCATACACCATACCCACCACTAGGAGTAGGAATACCATTTCCTTTTATATTGCACTCTTTAATAATTGCAGAAGCTTCAACATCTCTTGTTTCCAAATGATATACAAACTGTTCCCCGTGGATATTTAGAGGAGTAGCACCTAAACTACGAACTTTTTCTGTAACCAATGCTCCAAAAATTTGAGAGGGATAGGCTACACCGGTAGGGTGGTATTGAATAGTGTCTGCAAAAGCAAGTTCTGCTCCTACCCTGTAACCCATAACAAGTCCGTCAGCAGTGGCACCATAATGGTTGGATGTAGGGAACCCTTGGTAGTGAAGTCTTCCAGCTCCTCCTGTTGCCATTATTACAGTTTTTGCCCTAACTACAAAATTTCGTTTAGTCTCAAGGTCACAGATAATTGCTCCTGCAGCTTTACCATCGGTATCAAGGAGGAGTTCAATAACTGGAGAAAATTCCAAGACCTCTATCTCTTTATTTCTGACTTCATCTCTCATGACACGCATTATTTCAGCACCACTGTAATCTGCTGCAGAATGCATTCTTTTTCTCGAAGTACCTCCACCGTGATTAGTAATCATAGTTCCGTCATTTTCCTTATCAAACATCACACCTAGATCATCTAACCACTTGATTGCAGAGGGAGCATCCTTTACCAGAGTGCTTGCAAGTTCGGGAACATTGGTATAATGTCCCCCTCCCATGACATCTAAATAGTGTTTTGCAGGAGAATCATTAGGTTTATCTGCCGCCTGAATTCCTCCCTCAGCCATCATTGTATTAGCATCACCAAAACGCAATTTAGTGGCAATCAATACTTTAGCTCCTCTGTTATGAGCTTCCAGTGCAGCAGCGGCTCCTGCTCCCCCACCTCCTATGATTAGGATATCAGTATCATAATCTATTTTATCCAGATTTATTTGAAAATTTTCAAGTTTACTTTTACCCTCTAAGAGAACCCCTAATTCATTGGGAACCCTGTTTCCTTTATTGACTCCGTGCTTCAAATACATAAACCCTTTATCGCTATAATCAGGATGATTTTCATTTAAAACATCTATTTTACCCTCTGGAGACATCCTCGGAAAATTTATTCCAATTCTTTGGGAACGTGTCTCTTCTACTTTTTTAGATAATTCCCTCATCTCTGCTGTGTACATTAAATACCTCCCCATGAATATTAGTTTTATCCTTTACAATTTTATTTATCTTTAAAGACCTGTAATATCAAAAAATAAAAATTATTTACTGATATCTCTGGAATTATATAATTCTTTTAATTCTTCGACATTTTTATCCATAACTTCTTTCAGTGATTTATCGTGTTTTCCCGCTGCGATCTCTGCTACTCTATCCTTTAAATGCTCTGTTTTAGGAACAATATATTTACCTGTAAGACGCCGTGCCAAAAGAGCTACATTATAATGAGTTATCCCAGCAGGACATCTGGATGCACATATTCCACATGATACACAGTCAAAAGATCCGTGTGCACATTTTTCAAATTCCCCTCTCTGGGCATGGGCAATATATTGCATAACATTTAAATCTTGAGGGCAGCCATTTGTGCATGAATTACAGCCTATACACTTATAAATTTCAGGATAAAATTGTGCCATGGTATCCATGGTAGGTTTAAATTTATCTATATCGTAC
Encoded here:
- a CDS encoding acetyl-CoA hydrolase/transferase family protein produces the protein MQSRIRNEQLKEKIMNPMEAAQLIKDGMVIGTSGFTPSGYPKVVPLALAERVKSSHEKMKLTLYSGASLGPEVDGAWAEAGILAKRLPYQTNKQLRQDINCGKVEYLDMHLSHSSQYLNYGVLQKVDVAIVEAIAITEEGNIIPTSAVGNSPSFIKNADKIIVEISSKQPVELEGMSDIYMLQNPPMRTHIPIKNPGDRIGTPFIECDKDKIAAVVFSDMEDHVRDLAPISDVDRAISKNIINFLEKEVSLGRLTKNLLPLQSGVGNVANAVLAGLCDSTFENLVCYTEVIQDAMLELMQCGKIKKASACSISPSPRGLKAFRENIDFFKDKIILRPLEISNSPEMARKLGVIAMNTAIEVDIYGNVNSTHIMGSKIMNGIGGSGDFARNAYLTIFSTSSIAKGGKISSIVPMVSHVDHTEHDTMIIVTEQGVADLRGLSPKEKAKLVIENCVHPDFKEQMRDYFKRACDVCHSCHTPHILEEALSWHAKFLETGTMKK
- a CDS encoding 4-hydroxybutyrate CoA-transferase: MNWKELYKEKLVSPDEAILNINSKNRVVVAHACAEPKILIDALVKNKEKFEDLEIVHMVAMGKAQYVNDDMKKHFVHNALFAGASTRKAVQDGRADFTTCYFHEVPKLFRDGHLPVDAALIQTSLPDEHGNCSMGISIDYIKSAAENSKVVIAQINKHMPRTMGDSFIHISDINYIVEHSEPLIELNPPRIGEIEKAIGKNCASLVEDGSTLQLGIGAIPDAALLFLKDKKDLGIHSEMISDGVLELVKSGVINNKAKNFHKGKMVVTFVMGTKALYDYVDNNPLVEFYPVDYVNDPVIIARNDNMVSINSCVQLDLTGQVCSESIGYKQISGVGGQVDFVRGATMSRGGKSIIAIPSTAAKGKVSRIVSVLDEGAVVTTSRNDVDYIVTEYGVARLKGKTIKERGRALIGIAHPDFREDLIKNWEERYHCKF
- a CDS encoding NifU family protein, with the translated sequence MLQRVEKIISDKIRPSIKEHGGDIEVISVQDEILKIKLLGNCVGCYHASSTTSDFVKKIVLLEDIGIKDVVLETGVSEDLIELAKKLLAKKNI
- a CDS encoding 4-hydroxyphenylacetate 3-hydroxylase family protein; the protein is MALMTGEEYIQSLKKMKTKVYLMGELVEDFTNHPMIRPSINSVAATYDLAHEEEHENVMTAVSNITGERVNRFCHLHQNTEDLKNKVKMQRLLGQKTASCFQRCVGMDAFNSIFSTTFEIDEKYGTTYHERFKKYMKFVQDNDLTVDGAMTDPKGDRGLAPHQQADLDLYLRVVEQREDGIVVRGAKAHQTGAVNSHEHLIMPTIAMGENDKDYAVSFSIPSDAPGILMIYGRQSCDSRKLEGGHVDVGNPKFGGQEALVVFNDVFIPNERIYLNGEYEFAGLLVERFAGYHRQSYGGCKVGVGDALIGAAALAAEYNGVTRASHVKDKLIEMTHLNETLYACGLACSTEGVATKAGNYQIDLLLANVCKQNVTRFPYEIARLAEDIAGGLMVTMPTDIDFKHPVIGEYCNKYFAGNSKVPVENRQKVLRFIENLTLGASAVGYRTESMHGAGSPQAQRIMISRQGNIEGKKQLVKDLTGIKK
- a CDS encoding 4Fe-4S dicluster domain-containing protein, yielding MSEKKMIDVYIFGKKYTVPSTLTIMDSMEYAGYQLTKGCGCRSGFCGACSTIYRVKGDKELKIALACQTKVEDGMYFTQLPFFPGEKPLYDIDKFKPTMDTMAQFYPEIYKCIGCNSCTNGCPQDLNVMQYIAHAQRGEFEKCAHGSFDCVSCGICASRCPAGITHYNVALLARRLTGKYIVPKTEHLKDRVAEIAAGKHDKSLKEVMDKNVEELKELYNSRDISK
- a CDS encoding FAD-dependent oxidoreductase — encoded protein: MYTAEMRELSKKVEETRSQRIGINFPRMSPEGKIDVLNENHPDYSDKGFMYLKHGVNKGNRVPNELGVLLEGKSKLENFQINLDKIDYDTDILIIGGGGAGAAAALEAHNRGAKVLIATKLRFGDANTMMAEGGIQAADKPNDSPAKHYLDVMGGGHYTNVPELASTLVKDAPSAIKWLDDLGVMFDKENDGTMITNHGGGTSRKRMHSAADYSGAEIMRVMRDEVRNKEIEVLEFSPVIELLLDTDGKAAGAIICDLETKRNFVVRAKTVIMATGGAGRLHYQGFPTSNHYGATADGLVMGYRVGAELAFADTIQYHPTGVAYPSQIFGALVTEKVRSLGATPLNIHGEQFVYHLETRDVEASAIIKECNIKGNGIPTPSGGYGVWLDTPLIEMIHGEGTIEKKLPAMMRMYLKFGLDMRKKPILVYPTLHYQNGGLLIDKNGQTKIKNLYVAGECAGGIHGTNRLMGNSLLDIIVFGRRAGIHAGENFKDIKIKDLTFDHVKKYHKDLKNNGVESREFSPMILPTYNHGREK